One window from the genome of Leptospira johnsonii encodes:
- a CDS encoding RidA family protein: MSILDKIKSLGLELPPAPKAIAAYIPAIQTGNLVFTSGQLPLKDGKLILTGTLGAGLSIDDVKAATEQAAMNGLAAIAGVIGDLDKIKTIVKIGVFVASSPDFTEQHLVANHASNLLLSIFGEAGRHARFAVGNSALPLGAPVEVEMTVSLG, encoded by the coding sequence ATGAGCATACTCGACAAAATTAAATCCCTTGGGTTGGAACTCCCACCTGCACCTAAGGCGATTGCAGCCTATATACCTGCCATACAAACAGGAAATCTTGTATTCACTTCCGGCCAATTGCCCCTGAAGGATGGCAAACTCATACTTACAGGAACCTTGGGAGCTGGGCTTTCCATCGATGATGTGAAGGCCGCCACCGAACAAGCCGCTATGAACGGACTTGCGGCAATCGCGGGAGTGATCGGGGATCTGGACAAAATAAAGACTATCGTAAAGATCGGAGTATTCGTAGCTTCCAGTCCTGATTTTACGGAACAACATCTTGTCGCAAATCATGCATCCAATCTGCTCTTAAGTATTTTTGGAGAAGCAGGACGTCATGCGCGCTTTGCGGTGGGAAATTCTGCTCTCCCATTAGGAGCTCCTGTAGAAGTGGAAATGACGGTTTCTTTAGGATGA
- the modB gene encoding molybdate ABC transporter permease subunit codes for MDTFDWDSIRHPLFLTLKVTFFSTFFAALLGIFFAYWMSKLRFFGKAFADAVLTLPMVLPPTVLGYYLLVLFGKKGILGHFLLEQFQYSILFNLHGAVLASTIVSFPLVYRSAKAAFEDLDPEYEEIALTLGKSKWETFLTVILPLSWRGILAGSMMAYARGMGEFGATLMIAGNIPEKTQTIALAIYDSVQSGKDEFSLVLVFVASITCVLVLTVSGILLKKSHW; via the coding sequence ATGGATACTTTCGATTGGGACTCCATCAGACATCCTCTATTTCTTACACTTAAGGTAACTTTTTTCTCCACATTCTTCGCGGCTCTGCTCGGAATATTTTTCGCCTACTGGATGTCCAAGCTCCGATTTTTCGGAAAGGCATTTGCCGACGCAGTATTGACCTTGCCGATGGTGCTTCCTCCCACAGTGCTCGGATATTATCTTTTGGTCTTATTCGGTAAAAAAGGAATACTCGGCCATTTTCTTCTGGAACAATTCCAATATTCTATATTATTTAATTTGCATGGAGCAGTTTTAGCCTCCACGATCGTTTCCTTTCCTCTAGTTTATAGATCTGCAAAAGCCGCCTTCGAAGATCTGGACCCGGAATACGAAGAGATCGCCCTCACATTGGGAAAATCCAAATGGGAAACTTTTTTAACGGTAATATTACCACTTTCTTGGAGGGGGATTTTAGCTGGATCCATGATGGCCTATGCAAGAGGGATGGGAGAATTCGGAGCCACTTTAATGATCGCAGGAAATATACCTGAAAAAACGCAAACGATCGCGCTTGCAATTTATGATTCTGTCCAATCTGGAAAAGACGAATTCTCTTTGGTCCTAGTATTTGTAGCATCCATCACTTGTGTATTGGTATTGACAGTTTCCGGGATCTTACTTAAAAAATCTCATTGGTAA
- a CDS encoding AraC family transcriptional regulator, translated as MDFVQKALWFIEGHSRENISLEDVAKNSGVSPFYLTRTFSLTMGVSLMKYLRGRRLSEAAKILVDKGSNILDLALEIGYGSHEAFTRAFRDQFSITPEQLKSQGHLGNVNLVEAITLNAEPIPKIDPPRFETIPPRLFAGLVEHYDCQMPAGIPNQWQSFGAYLGNIPSQVGDAAYGVCYNFDAEGNFDYMSGVEVSNSSGLPKEFQILKIPTQRYAVFTHKGHIAGIRATFAAAGKWFPDSGVKPFEGANLERYGKEFNPVTGMGGLEIWIPVEN; from the coding sequence ATGGATTTTGTTCAAAAGGCTCTATGGTTTATAGAAGGTCATTCCAGAGAAAATATTTCTTTGGAAGATGTGGCAAAGAATTCCGGAGTTTCTCCCTTTTATCTAACCCGCACTTTCTCTTTGACCATGGGAGTCTCTTTGATGAAATATCTAAGAGGACGACGCTTGAGCGAGGCGGCAAAGATATTGGTAGATAAAGGATCCAATATTTTAGATCTCGCTTTGGAAATAGGTTATGGATCTCACGAAGCATTTACCAGGGCTTTTCGAGATCAGTTTTCTATCACTCCAGAACAACTGAAGTCCCAGGGGCATCTTGGTAATGTGAACTTAGTGGAGGCTATCACCTTGAACGCAGAACCAATTCCTAAAATCGATCCACCTAGATTCGAAACTATTCCACCTAGACTATTTGCAGGTCTTGTAGAACATTACGATTGTCAAATGCCTGCTGGTATTCCGAACCAGTGGCAAAGTTTCGGAGCATACCTAGGAAATATTCCTTCTCAAGTCGGAGATGCTGCTTACGGGGTTTGTTACAATTTCGATGCAGAAGGCAACTTCGATTATATGTCTGGTGTAGAAGTTTCAAATTCTTCCGGATTACCCAAAGAGTTTCAGATACTTAAGATCCCAACTCAGAGATACGCAGTGTTTACTCATAAGGGTCATATCGCCGGGATCAGAGCCACCTTCGCCGCAGCAGGCAAATGGTTTCCAGATTCAGGAGTAAAACCTTTCGAAGGTGCGAACCTAGAGAGATATGGAAAAGAATTTAATCCAGTCACTGGTATGGGTGGCTTAGAAATTTGGATCCCAGTAGAAAACTGA
- the modA gene encoding molybdate ABC transporter substrate-binding protein produces MLKRLYILLPVLLLLVQSPSYTQEKEKEITISAASSLTDVLKELGTAFKQKTGLKAVFNFGSSGSLYQQIEKGAPVDVFISADPDIVDKGMKAEVLESSTKTILLKNTLVLIQPKASEFKIKKLEDLQLPEIKKIAIGNPSSVPAGKYAEEVLTKNNLNLSLKEKFIPAENVRQVLDYVGREEVEAGFVYITDAAIAKSKVKIALTLSGHKPILYPGILVTGTKNSEEAKSFLEFLKKSPEAKETFLKYKFILP; encoded by the coding sequence ATGCTTAAAAGATTATATATATTACTCCCGGTTTTACTTTTACTTGTCCAATCTCCTTCTTACACACAAGAGAAGGAAAAAGAGATAACGATCTCAGCAGCATCAAGTTTAACAGATGTTCTCAAAGAACTTGGAACCGCATTCAAACAAAAAACAGGCCTCAAAGCGGTATTCAATTTCGGATCTTCAGGAAGTTTATACCAACAGATCGAAAAAGGCGCACCTGTGGACGTTTTCATCTCCGCTGATCCGGATATCGTGGACAAAGGGATGAAAGCGGAAGTTTTAGAATCTTCTACAAAGACAATCTTATTAAAAAATACTCTGGTGCTCATCCAACCTAAAGCAAGTGAGTTCAAGATCAAAAAATTAGAAGACCTCCAACTTCCTGAGATCAAAAAGATAGCAATCGGAAATCCGAGCTCGGTTCCCGCCGGAAAATATGCGGAAGAAGTCCTCACCAAGAACAATCTAAACCTCTCTTTGAAAGAAAAATTCATCCCTGCAGAAAATGTAAGACAGGTCTTGGATTATGTAGGAAGAGAAGAAGTAGAGGCAGGGTTCGTATACATCACAGACGCAGCAATCGCAAAATCTAAAGTCAAGATTGCACTAACTTTAAGCGGACACAAACCGATCTTATATCCGGGAATTTTGGTAACTGGGACCAAAAATTCGGAAGAAGCAAAATCCTTTCTGGAATTCTTGAAAAAATCTCCGGAAGCGAAAGAAACTTTTCTGAAATATAAGTTTATACTTCCTTAA
- a CDS encoding class I SAM-dependent methyltransferase: MSSILELEPHPEYPEAYMVCRRTGVHFYKLAKERDYEDSYFQEEYKNQYKKTYYEDEPQLRNLAKTRLEMMSAFQDPKGKTLFEIGSAAGFFLSEAEKKGYKVKGLELSSSEAEYSKDKLGLDVISGSFLDDSLFPKETFDAVCAFFVIEHFPNAELVFERISKLLKPGGLLFLGLPSLNGPSFQTNPEEWFRTHPSDHFWDYSPDSLKKMLKMYGLVTVYRKPMSYHPHRDKGWKGKYLTHRLFVRFANLSCYADTFHSIAIKKI, translated from the coding sequence ATGTCCTCAATACTCGAATTGGAACCTCACCCAGAATATCCGGAAGCCTATATGGTATGCCGTCGCACGGGGGTCCATTTCTATAAATTGGCAAAGGAAAGGGATTACGAAGATTCCTACTTTCAGGAAGAATACAAGAATCAGTACAAAAAGACCTATTATGAAGACGAACCTCAGCTTAGAAATTTAGCTAAGACACGTTTAGAAATGATGAGCGCATTCCAAGATCCGAAAGGAAAGACTCTTTTCGAGATCGGATCTGCCGCTGGCTTCTTCTTATCGGAAGCAGAGAAGAAAGGATACAAGGTCAAAGGTTTGGAACTTTCTTCCAGCGAAGCGGAGTATTCCAAAGATAAATTAGGTTTGGATGTGATCTCCGGCTCGTTCTTGGACGATTCACTTTTCCCCAAAGAGACTTTCGATGCGGTCTGTGCGTTTTTTGTAATAGAACATTTTCCGAATGCGGAGCTTGTTTTCGAGAGGATCAGTAAATTGTTAAAGCCGGGCGGGCTATTATTCTTAGGTCTTCCTTCTTTGAACGGACCTTCTTTTCAAACCAATCCTGAAGAATGGTTTAGGACGCATCCGTCCGACCATTTTTGGGATTACTCACCCGATTCTCTTAAAAAAATGTTGAAAATGTACGGTCTCGTCACGGTATATAGGAAACCTATGTCATACCACCCTCATAGAGATAAGGGATGGAAAGGCAAATACCTGACACATCGGCTCTTTGTTCGCTTCGCAAACCTCTCCTGCTACGCCGACACATTCCACTCAATCGCGATTAAAAAAATATGA
- a CDS encoding ATP-binding cassette domain-containing protein: MSLIVDIRKKLSDGNRKFELDVQFEFSGEFQVLYGPSGAGKSLTLRALAGLLKPDSGRISFANTVYFDSSSKKYIPPQKRNLGYVPQSYGLFPHLTVRKNIEFGLNRFFQFATSKKDKETVSYLMNLFEIEETSESYPKHLSGGQKQRVAIARALARDPKILFLDEPFAALHGDLRQKMREELKSLRKKISMPILLISHDPKDLEYFGTSALYMEDGKILSSRS, translated from the coding sequence ATGTCTCTCATCGTTGATATTAGAAAAAAACTCTCTGATGGGAATCGAAAATTCGAGCTGGATGTTCAGTTCGAGTTTTCGGGAGAATTCCAAGTATTGTACGGTCCTTCCGGAGCGGGAAAAAGTCTCACCTTACGGGCATTAGCTGGACTTTTAAAACCGGATTCTGGACGGATATCTTTCGCAAATACGGTTTATTTTGATTCTTCTTCCAAAAAATATATCCCGCCTCAAAAAAGAAATCTAGGCTACGTTCCTCAAAGTTACGGACTATTTCCTCATCTCACAGTCAGAAAGAATATCGAATTCGGATTAAATCGATTCTTTCAATTTGCGACTAGTAAAAAGGATAAAGAAACAGTTTCTTATCTGATGAATTTATTCGAGATAGAAGAGACTTCTGAAAGTTATCCGAAACATCTCTCAGGTGGACAAAAACAAAGAGTGGCGATCGCAAGAGCACTTGCTCGAGATCCTAAAATTTTATTTTTGGATGAACCGTTTGCCGCACTTCATGGGGATCTTAGACAAAAAATGAGAGAAGAACTAAAAAGTTTAAGAAAGAAGATCAGCATGCCCATACTTCTGATCTCTCATGATCCTAAAGATCTAGAGTATTTCGGGACTTCTGCTCTTTATATGGAAGACGGTAAGATACTTAGCAGCCGTTCTTAG
- a CDS encoding metal-sulfur cluster assembly factor, with protein sequence MQLLEQPTQEIEKRVYAEIHRVEDPEIGISVAELGLIYKIQVEGDKAKIEMTYTSMACPAGPQMKQEIQDNALRVEGINSVDIEVVWTPKWDPRAMASEEAKMDLGIFDY encoded by the coding sequence ATGCAATTATTAGAACAACCAACTCAAGAGATCGAAAAAAGGGTCTACGCTGAGATCCATAGGGTAGAAGATCCCGAGATCGGGATTTCCGTGGCTGAGTTAGGTCTGATCTATAAGATCCAGGTAGAAGGTGATAAGGCCAAGATTGAAATGACTTATACGTCTATGGCTTGTCCTGCCGGTCCTCAAATGAAACAAGAGATCCAAGACAATGCTCTTCGCGTCGAAGGTATCAACTCAGTAGATATAGAAGTGGTTTGGACGCCTAAATGGGACCCTAGAGCGATGGCTTCCGAAGAAGCTAAAATGGATTTGGGGATTTTCGATTACTAA
- the chrA gene encoding chromate efflux transporter codes for MKEVFFTFLKLGLISFGGPTAHLAYFYQEFVVRKKWISEEVYKELLAVCQFLPGPASSQFGICIGTLRSGWKAGCAAWIGFTLPSILLMVGFGILLKSNIVPDLKWVHGLKLVAAAVVAHAILTMWKNSKKHPYKIYLVFGSAILTLLFSSAFTQFVVILIGAGIGFFLFKEESDLPQISVSFSVPKRIAFWSLGFFFLLLFLLPFLRSFTGLFPFAISDSFYRSGALVFGGGHVVLPLLENEVVRQGWIGKEEFLAGYGAAQAMPGPLFTFASYLGFMIFGLSGSILSTIFIFLPSFFLVFGFFPLWEEIRNYPKMRTVIDSIQFSALGILLSAFCTPVFTSSVYSAYDLFVFCSLFALMVFLKVPNWLILILGLSAPFLNPL; via the coding sequence ATGAAGGAAGTATTTTTCACTTTTTTGAAACTGGGCCTGATCTCTTTCGGTGGGCCGACTGCACATTTAGCCTACTTCTATCAGGAATTCGTAGTTCGAAAGAAATGGATCTCAGAAGAAGTTTATAAAGAATTATTAGCGGTATGTCAATTTCTTCCGGGACCTGCGAGCAGCCAATTTGGGATCTGTATCGGAACTCTACGCTCCGGCTGGAAGGCAGGATGCGCCGCTTGGATCGGATTTACCCTGCCTTCTATCTTATTGATGGTCGGTTTCGGAATTTTATTAAAATCGAATATAGTTCCGGATCTAAAATGGGTGCATGGTCTGAAATTGGTGGCAGCTGCCGTCGTTGCTCACGCGATTTTGACTATGTGGAAAAATTCCAAGAAACATCCTTACAAAATATATCTGGTCTTTGGGTCCGCAATTTTGACCTTATTATTTTCGAGTGCGTTTACCCAGTTTGTCGTAATTTTGATCGGTGCAGGGATCGGATTTTTTCTATTTAAAGAAGAGTCTGATCTTCCTCAGATTTCAGTTTCTTTTTCCGTCCCCAAACGGATCGCATTTTGGTCCTTAGGATTTTTCTTCCTTCTTCTTTTCTTATTACCTTTTTTAAGATCGTTTACCGGTTTGTTTCCATTTGCGATCTCGGATTCGTTTTATAGATCGGGCGCGTTGGTTTTTGGCGGAGGACATGTGGTTCTTCCATTATTGGAAAACGAAGTAGTGAGACAAGGTTGGATCGGAAAAGAAGAATTTTTAGCGGGATATGGGGCCGCCCAAGCAATGCCTGGTCCTTTATTTACATTCGCGTCTTACTTAGGCTTTATGATCTTTGGTTTGAGCGGATCGATCCTCTCTACAATTTTTATATTCCTCCCTTCTTTCTTTTTGGTATTCGGATTTTTTCCTCTTTGGGAAGAGATCCGAAATTATCCTAAAATGAGAACTGTGATAGACTCTATCCAGTTTTCCGCTTTGGGAATTTTATTATCCGCCTTCTGCACTCCGGTCTTCACTTCTTCCGTTTATTCCGCCTATGACCTTTTCGTATTTTGTTCTTTGTTTGCGCTGATGGTTTTTCTGAAAGTTCCAAACTGGCTGATATTGATCCTTGGCTTAAGCGCTCCATTTTTAAATCCACTCTGA